Proteins encoded in a region of the Megalops cyprinoides isolate fMegCyp1 chromosome 3, fMegCyp1.pri, whole genome shotgun sequence genome:
- the smyd4 gene encoding SET and MYND domain-containing protein 4 — MDLPCIEWHKHVEQKWNQLSTDQKKAFSSLAEVDEIFTFVLSVLNHRDVEVLSGLSGVHQVQKKPQSAGRFREKGNLSFKARDYSAAALHYSKGVCHATPGREELSLCFANRSAALFHLCLYEECLQDIKRALDEGYPNHLQQKLLDRRSQCYKHLGQKEEEDGVQTRMRNFKIHHQVSQGDGTGVVSCASPQVALHFSPGKGRHLVATEDIAAGEVVLEERAFSCVLIPGGAVIARAERDKAKEAAEGTFGTEDQHCHNCLRKTLNPVPCQGCSYARYCGGWCQQEAWEGHHRWECSVGGELRAAGVMAHLALRVALRAGLEGIQKTKENPAWPRNVTLHQVKGNGNGNSDGNYSADKAGLSDKISSGMEGSQQGAGTHGDPESKDSALIQGCDPSGRYLGDSYLCVYHLLPHVSGHAPSLRFLCAVTVATLCLRLQETGPLPAAWRGRACLNDKPGSQSESQEKSRGWSPELRMLGAAALRHMLQLRCNAQAVTMLKDEGAPDSAVQSVRQVRVATAIFPTLSLLNHSCSPNTSVTFSVAPVNDLHSAGSDRPQARPNSLPGANPGANPDANPGAALAVTVRTTQAVGAGQELLHCYGPHRSRMPASERRRLLQEQYFFLCQCDACCQDLRSEGKGQGAAAAPGLRCIQCGSTLQRGTEGYVCSQSCGFQLSFAELDHRLQDLQGQLDRAAQLIETDRPDEALRRLQAATSHASQFLLETYPVWGELADMSARAYAAMGDWRRAAAQLKASMAAVQAQFGEESMEMGRQLFKLAQLHFNGGELQATLSVIPTAQRLLSLHSSPASDELEELRAMEDCLKGAL, encoded by the exons ATGGATCTGCCGTGCATTGAGTGGCATAAACACGTTGAACAGAAATGGAATCAGTTGTCCACTGATCAAAAGAAGGCTTTCTCCTCTCTAGCAGAAGTtgatgaaatattcacattCGTTCTGTCAGTGCTGAA TCACAGGGACGTGGAGGTCCTGTCAGGCCTTTCCGGGGTTCACCAGGTGCAGAAGAAACCCCAGAGCGCCGGTCGATTCCGGGAAAAGGGCAACCTGAGCTTCAAGGCTCGGGACTACAGTGCGGCTGCGTTGCATTATTCCAAG ggGGTGTGCCATGCTACGCCGGGTCGAGAGGAGCTCTCACTCTGTTTTGCCAACCGCTCTGCTGCCCTCTTTCACCTCTGCCTCTACGAG GAGTGCCTTCAGGATATCAAAAGGGCCCTTGATGAGGGCTATCCCAATCACTTACAGCAGAAATTGCTGGACAGGAGAAGCCAATGCTACAAGCACCTGGGgcaaaaggaagaggaagacggCGTTCAGACTAGGATGAGAAATTTCAAAATCCATCACCAGGTGTCGCAGGGTGATGGGACTGGAGTGGTCTCTTGTGCATCCCCTCAAGTGGCTCTTCATTTCAGCCCCGGCAAAGGGCGCCACCTGGTGGCCACAGAGGATATAGCGGCCGGGGAGGTGGTGCTGGAGGAAAGAGCGTTTAGCTGTGTCCTGATACCAGGTGGAGCTGTCATTGCgagggcagagagggacaaAGCAAAGGAAGCAGCGGAGGGAACGTTTGGCACGGAGGACCAGCACTGTCACAACTGCCTGCGCAAGACGCTGAACCCAGTACCCTGCCAGGGCTGTAGCTACGCCCGTTACTGCGGGGGGTGGTGCCAGCAAGAGGCGTGGGAAGGGCATCACCGCTGGGAGTGCTCGGTCGGAGGGGAACTGAGGGCCGCCGGTGTCATGGCTCATTTGGCACTGAGGGTGGCGTTAAGAGCTGGACTGGAaggaatccagaaaacgaaggAGAATCCAGCATGGCCAAGGAATGTCACCCTGCATCAGGTCAAAGGGAATGGGAACGGCAACAGTGACGGCAACTACAGCGCTGATAAAGCTGGCCTCAGTGATAAGATCTCAAGTGGGATGGAGGGTTCGCAGCAAGGAGCAGGCACCCATGGTGACCCTGAGTCCAAGGACAGTGCCCTTATTCAGGGCTGCGACCCCTCAGGCCGATACCTGGGTGACTCTTACCTGTGTGTCTATCACCTGCTGCCACACGTATCTGGACACGCTCCCAGCCTGCGCTTTCTCTGCGCGGTCACCGTAGCCACCCTGTGCCTGAGGCTTCAAGAGACGGGGCCTCTCCCTGCAGCGTGGAGGGGAAGGGCTTGTTTGAATGACAAGCCCGGCAGCCAATCCGAAAGCCAGGAGAAGAGCAGGGGCTGGTCTCCGGAGCTGAGAATGCTGGGAGCAGCTGCCCTGAGGCACATGTTGCAGCTCAGATGCAACGCCCAGGCTGTGACCATGCTAAAAGATGAAG GTGCTCCCGATTCGGCCGTGCAGTCCGTCCGGCAGGTGCGTGTGGCCACAGCGATCTTCCCCACCCTCAGTCTCCTAAACCACTCCTGCAGCCCAAACACCAGCGTCACGTTCAGCGTAGCGCCTGTGAATGACCTGCACAGCGCTGGCTCTGACCGGCCTCAGGCCCGGCCCAACTCTCTCCCCGGCGCTAACCCTGGCGCTAACCCTGACGCTAACCCTGGAGCTGCCCTCGCAGTCACGGTCCGCACCACGCAGGCGGTTGGCGCGGGACAGGAGCTGCTGCACTGCTACG GGCCCCACCGCAGCAGAATGCCAGCGAGTGAGAGGCGGAGACTTCTGCAGGAACAGTACTTCTTCCTCTGTCAGTGCGATGCTTGCTGCCAGGACCTGCGGTCAGAGGGCAAAGGTCAGGGAGCAGCTGCCGCCCCAGGACTCCGCTGCATTCAGTGTGGATCCACCCTGCAG CGTGGCACCGAGGGGTATGTGTGCTCCCAGTCCTGCGGCTTCCAGCTGTCCTTTGCTGAGCTGGACCACAGGCTACAGGACCTGCAGGGCCAGCTGGACCGGGCAGCACAGCTCATCGAGACAGACAGACCAG acGAGGCGCTCAGGAGGTTACAGGCGGCCACCAGTCACGCCAGCCAGTTCCTGCTGGAGACTTACCCAGTGTGGGGGGAGCTGGCCGACATGTCTGCCCGGGCCTACGCCGCCATGG GTGACTGGCGTCgggcagcagcacagctgaagGCCAGTATGGCGGCTGTGCAGGCCCAGTTCGGGGAGGAGAGCATGGAAATGGGGCGGCAGCTCTTCAAACTGGCACAGCTGCACTTCAATGG TGGGGAGCTCCAGGCAACCCTCTCCGTCATTCCCACGGCCCAGCGCCTGCTGTCTCTGCACTCCAGTCCCGCAAGCgacgagctggaggagctgcgggCCATGGAAGACTGCCTGAAGGGGGCGCTGTGA